The bacterium genome includes the window TCTGATTGGTGAGCACCTTTTGCGCGCCAGTGTTCATAGTTCATTTCCAAGTGGGGATTGCCTTCATTATCAGTTTTATATTCGAGTTTTTTAAGATGGGGAACAACCAACTGTAAGACCTTTTCTATTTTCTTAAAACGGGAATTAACTGTTTTTTTTGATGTTTTTGACAAATAGAGCAGAAATTTACTTCCATGTGAATCTTCTAATGTACTTTTTTTATAAGTAAAATCATCAGAAAATCTGATGAGCTGTGGAATGATATGAAGATATTTAATTGAAGTAAAAAATCTATAAATTTCTCTGAATTTTATGTTGGTGCTTGCATGTTCGAGATGTGTAAATGTTTTTTGCATGAAGTCTTTATCATCTTCAGGTTTTGGCCTGTCCAGTAAAAGCTTATTACGCTCCCATACCTTTTCGGTACTTATATAAGGTTCGTTTCCCCCGCCTTTTCTCTGTCTTATTCCAATTGCGTATTTCCAAAAAGGTTCCTGTTCTTTTAACTCTGATAAATGAATTTCTATATAGATTTCAGGATACCTGCGGGCTGAAAGGCATCTGATTTTTGAGATGCCGCCTCTGTTTTCAATAGCCTTAATAAAACCGTTTGTTGCAATGTCCCGTAAGAAGAGAAAAGCATCGAGGAAATTCGACTTGCCTGAGGCATTGGGGCCAACAATAAAGACGCGATCACCCAAAGCGACATCTACATCGAGAAAATTTTTCCAGTTTCTCAGTAATACCCGTGAAATGATCATTTCCCACCTTACCTTTTATTCCTGATTTTCCCGATAAAATCCGAAAGTTTTGAGAATGAAATGGGTTTCTGGAGGATTAAATCGACCGTCGGCTCCTTTGCATTGAGTGCGAGAATGGTTTCTTCCCACCCGCTGAGCATGATGATGATCGTTTCGGGATTCTTGAGCTTGATGTAACGGGCGAGCTCCCAGCCTGAAACACCGGGCATGTTGAGATCGGTTATCACCACGGGATACGTGTGGTGTTTCGCATAGTCGAGTCCCTTTGCGCCGCCGGTGGCCACAGTGACCGTGAACCCTTCCTTCTGGAGGAATTCACGGAGCAGGGAGCAGATGTTTTCTTCGTCATCGACAACGAGAATTTCGTCCTGATTGTCTGCAGGATGTTGTTTTTCTGCGCTTTTTTGATTGGTTGTTTTTCCTTTTATGGATGGGAGGGTGATGATGAATGTCGAACCGGCGCCCTGTTCGCTTTCGACCGAGATGGACCCGCCGAATTTCTTTATGATGCCAAACGAAATGCTCAGCCCGAGACCCGTACCCTTGTTTTTCTTTGTCGTGTAGAACGGCTCGAACAGGCGTTTCTGGGTTTCGGGAGACATACCCGATCCTGTGTCGGATATGGTGAGCAGGACGAAATTTTCCACATGATCGGTTTTGATGGTGATAGTGCCGCCTTTGGGCATGGCATCGAGGGCATTTAACATGATATTGTTGAGCACCTCACGGATTTCCGCGGCGGTGCCGAGAATTTCGGGGACCTCTTTGAGATCGGTTTCCACCTGTATGATAATACCCTGGGAGAGGGGAATATGAAACCATTTCGGTTTGAGAATATCCAGGGTGTCGATAATGATCTTGTTGATGTCTATATACTCTTCACTCTGCTGTATATATACCTGTGAAAAGTCCTGAAGACGCCTGACTATCACGGCGCCGTCCACAGCCGCAGACCTGATTTTCCTGGTGATATCGAAAATATGAGGGGAACCGAACTTTTTTTCCAGCATCTCGATATTTCCGAGGATAATCGAGAGAATATTGTTGAAATCGTGGATAACACCGCCAGCTGTTTCTCCGAGAGCGTTGAGTTTCTCCATCATTTTGAGATTGTGCTCGAACCGTTTCTGCTCGGAAACATCATAAGTGTGAATTTTATATCCCCCGGTCTTTCTCTTCGAAATGGTCGTGGTAAACAGTCCCATTACCGGCATTATGCTTCCGTCACGGCACAGGAGGTTAAATTCGTTTATCCCTTTCATTTTCTCCGGCAGGAGAGATGTAATATCCCCGAGTTTATCCCCCGGATTTGACGGGAAGAAGAAGTGTGTTATATTGAGACCTTTTTTAAAATCTGTGTTTGAATATCCGGTCTTGTCGTGAAAAACAGTGTTTGCCCTCTGGATAAAGCCCTTCTGATCGGTTTCAAACACCATCTCCGGCTCCCCGGTCATTTCGGGGAGAATATCGGATAATTCCTCCGTTGTCATGGTCTGCGGCACTGTATCTTTCAGGGTTTTTTCGACATCCGCCATGTCATGGATAATCATCATACGGTAATGTTGTTCGTTTGCGGTGAACAGTCTGGTGATCATTATAACGGGGATTGGCCGGCCGTTTTTCTTTTTATGTACAGCCCTGACATCCATTCCGCCCGACTGGGATTCCTCTTTCAGCAGTTCCGGGATACGGTCGGCGGTTTCTTCGGAAAGGAGATCGATCATGGTGAGCTTCAGTATCTCCGATGACGAATAACCGTACAGTTTCAACGCAGATTGATTACACTCGATGATTTCTCCCGGCTGCGAGGTTATGAGAATAGCGCCGGGCGCCTGATTAAAAGCCTCTCTGAACATGTCCTTCTTAATGAGAAGGTTTTCCATGTCTTCGATGAGTTTAATGAGCTCGTTTTTATTCATTTCTGCTGGGATTGTCATTGGTAAAAGCTTTCCGGTTCCTGGAAGGAAACCATGAACAGGGGAATGGCGCAGCCTGTCCCCCTGTGAATTTATAAATGTAAATAACGCAATTCTGCCCGTCAACACAATAAAAAAACGTTCTGAACAATGGAGGGTTTTCGCCCGAATATATTTCTCTTGACATTTATTATTATTATATATATATGGATATTGCATAAAGTATCAATATCTTTCCGGTTATCTCATTTATTGCTTCGGCGATTAAACAGTGATATCGGATGACGTCATGCCGAACTTGTTTCGGCATCTATTTCTGCTATTGGTATCATTATTTATCCGACGGAGCAATAATAAGCATGAAACCCTTGAAGTAATTATCGGCAGCATACACGAATAACTGAAATAATGCTTTTCTTCCCCCTCCTGTTTACGGGAGAGAGGCCGGGGGTGAGGGTAATAATTTCAAAGGTTTCAAGCATGTAAGTGAAAAGAATTTCACCGCTAAGACACAGAGGATACGGAGAAGAAAAGAATAGAGAATAAGGAACCGGCAGAAACCTATTCTCTTATAGCCTCATTCTGCCCCATCTCCGGAAGAAAGAGACAGTTGTAGGGATTGCCACTGTGGCTGCCCTGTATTGTCAAACCATAAGGAGGTCGTTCATGAAAGTATCGATGATTTTCGGCATCATCATTCTTATTGCGGTCTGTCTTTATGGAATGATGTCGGGTACGAGTTTGCTGCTCTTTATCAATCCTCCGTCGCTGGTGATCGTGGTTGGGATACTTGTCGGCGGCATCCTTGTGCCGTTCGGATGTTCCATTCCGCTCAATGCCATGAAAAAAGCGCATCAAAAAGAAGGGGTCGTCAATCCCGATGAGCTGAGACAGTACTTGCAGTTCTTCGATTACGCGTCACGGCTGTCGATAGGGGCCGGGATTGTCGGAACACTTATCGGGATTACTCAAATGCTTGCCTTGATAAACGATCCGTCAATGATCGGTCCGTCGCTTGCCGTGGCGCTTCTGACAGCCTTCTATGGAGTGCTTTTGTCGGAGCTCGTATTCCGGCCCCTGAAACATGCGCTCATGTCAAAATCCGCCTGATTGGGGTCGGTTGTAGCAGCGGAAGGTGCAGATTCAAAAACTGATAGGGGCATACATTCGGACAGCCGGGGACGCGTATGAATATTGAAAGGTGAATAATGCGGGTACATTCCGTACGGTAATTGTGCAGGAATGAGGAGAGTTGTCAGCACTGATCGGCATGGTTTCTAAACTCAACGAGGATATTGATGAAAACGTCAAGAAGGAAATTTATCGGATTGGCCGCAACATCGCTGGTATTGGCAGGCAGCGGCGTTTCAGAAGGAGCACGTGAAAAAAAGGCAGGCACAAACCAGATTCTGAATATCTATGACAACATGGTGGATAATCCCGGCGATGCGATTTCCCAGTGGGGATTTTCGACGTATATCACCTATAACGGACAAACCATTCTGTTCGATGCCGGCACCTGTCCGGATATCCTCGAGCACAACGCCAAAGCGCTTGGAGCCGATCTCGGCGCGGTAGACATCGCCGTTCTTTCGCACAGTCACTCCGATCATATTTTTGGCTTCGACTATTTTCTGAAGGTAAACAGGGATTTTACGTTTTATGTACCCAACGATTTCACGCTCGGCGGGAAAATGACAGTGAAAGTTCCGGCACTAAAATCAGGGTCGGGAACAGCAGAGGCTGACAAAGAATATCCATGTGGTTTCATGTACCGTCATCCGAACACAACCATGGTGGAGGGGCATACGGATATCGGCGATGGCATACACCTTATAACGACATCGTCGCCATTGACAGGATGGTTCAACAAATACCCGCCCAACGAGACTGAGCCGCTGTTCATCGGATTACCGGAGCTTTCTCTTGCGCTGGACCGTCCGGATGGCCAGGTAACGCTCATTTCCGGCTGCTCGCATTCAAAAATCGAAGAGATCGTAAAGGAGACGAAGAAACATCTGGGGAAGAATGTTGCTCTCGTTATCGGCGGATTCCATCATGCGCCGTATTCCGCTGACCATGTCGTTACCGTAGCGAAGATGCTGAAGGACGAGCTGGGAGTACGACAGGTTGCCACATCGCACTGTACCGGTCAGAAGGCGGTCGGCATTTTTAAGGATGTGTACAAGGATGATTTCCTCAGAGCCGGTCTTGGCTCACGGCTGGCGTTGTAGAGGATGAAAGTGAATCGATCTGTTATAACAGACCGGAGAGGGGAGACAATGGTTTTCATTTTCTCCCCCTAATGCCTTTCTTCTCATCTTATCACTTGTGCCTTGTGCCTTATGCCTGTCTTTAAGCTATCCACGGCCTCTGGCGCCGGAGTGTTTCGGACAGAACCTCGTTCGCGATGTTGACATCCTCCACGATCTGGAAATCATACATGCCGACACAGATAAAATCCGCGCCATTGTCGAAAGCATAGGTAAATCCCTCCTTCGGCTCTATGGCGCCCGCGGCGAGAATCTTGTAGGCGATCCACGGCTGTTTCTGGGTCTTCATGATCTCGATGGTTCCCTCGGGGTCCGTGCACCAGATGTTGTCGTTTTCCGCCTCGCCGGGACGGGCCGACCAGTAGTCGGTCTTGTGGAGCGTTTTCATCCAGAAATCGGGTTCGAGCCCGATACCGAGGCATGCTTTCACCGTGTCGAGCGAATGTGCGCCGATGCCCGCCGGGAGCCCGTTCTGCCTGATGAGGTCGAGTGCCTTTCCGATATCCTCGACCTTTCCCTCTTTCGCCAGATTGTCCGCAATACCGCCGTGAACATAGCAGGCCGATGCGCCCGCGTCGATAGACACCCTGATCCCGTCGAAAATATCTTTCCCGCCGCAGTCCGAGATGAACTGTATCTTCCCGATGTTCCGTTTCCAGTATTCGCCGATAACCCCGCACAGGACAGGATTGGTGAGAAAAGCGGTGATCCCGCACTTTTCGGCGAGCAGAAAGGTTTCGAATATCTTTGATTTGTGGTGGTAGGCCTTAACGAGCTTCGAGACATAGATGAGGTCGCGTGAGTGCGCCCAGCCGCCGATGAGATTCCCGCCGAGGATGACCCTGCTCACTTCGAGATTGCGGATTTTCGCATGGGGAATCTGCCCTTTCAGGTCTTTGAGCGAGGCGAAGTTGAACGTTTTGATGGTTGCGCTCGAAATGGCATCGGGCCTGTTTTGAAGCTGTTTTTCCTCGTAGCTCTCCCAGCCGCGCTTCCTGAGAACCGCGATGACAAACGCCCCCAGGAATGGTACGGTCGCCAGGCTCTTGATCATCTCCCTGCGGCCGAGGAAGACTGGTGGTGCAGGTTTTACGCTGCTTTTTTCGGGTGCCGGTTCGCCTGCTGCGGGGGTGCTCTCCGACCGTTGCCGCCTCAACGCCATGATCAGCCGGTCGAGGCCGAACATCCTGCCGGTGGGGAAAAAGACGAGGACACAGAGCGCGATGAGCTCGACAAGGTTTTTGTCCACATAGAGGTAACTCCCCTCGGTGATGACACCGAAGTCCATGCCGATGAACGGAGGATTTGCCACATAGTAGAGGAAAATGAGCACGATGCCGGAGATGCTGGCGATGCGGGTGAAACAGCCGAGGATAAGCCCGAGGCCGATGAGGGTCAGCCCCCACATGTTGAGGAGGTCGACGAGCCTCAGTGCGGACGGGTTGGCGGCTATCCAGTGGAACACTCCCGAAAAAATCCACTTCGATACCGAGAGGAAGCTCTGGGATGTCCAGCCGGGTGTATAGAGCTTGGAAATCCCCTCGTACAGGAAATGCCAGCCTATTGCAACGCGCAGAAGAACAAGCATCGCCGTCTGGACAGTGGTCGCTGTCCGCGCCGATGGTGTTCCGGTGTTGGTGTGTTCGTTCATAAGGTAAACCTTTCATGAGATGTGTCCCACGGCGTTGCCCGGCATTGAAATGCCGGTCTACTGTCGGAAAGTCCCTTCGGGACTCCATGACTCCGCCGATTCACCCGTATGAGTGCCGGAGGCACTTTTCGGAAATAGCCCGGGGATTCATCCCCGGGTGTTCTTTCACTGGAGGAACTGCACCTCCATGTCGTCGAACCATGTCGTCCCGCTGCCGTCCTGCTGGAGCATGAACATGAGGCATCCGATCTCCCTCGGATACGCCACCGGCTGCGGCACCTCGATTTCGAGCTTTGTCCAGCCGTTCGTTCCCGTCAGGCGCTTTGCGGTCAGAATCGGGTATATCTGCGGCGAATTCGGTACATGGTACTGCACCGCGAGCGTCGAACCGCGTCCTGTTACCGTATCGGTTTTCACCCAGCAGGAGACCCGGAAGCCTTTGCACGGCGTCCATGGTTCCATGTAGTACCCCTCGCCGTCACCCTCGGATGTGCGCCAGCGGGTGAGCCCCGGCTCCTTTTTCGAAATCTTGAGGGAATACGAGTCGTTGCGGCCCGATGTTCTGTCCCATTCGGCGCCGTTGCCCTCGATCAGCCAGGGGAACGGGTCGGTCTTTCCCGGGTAGGAATCTACGAGCCTGAGCCCCTTGTCGAAGGTCGAGATGCGCTCGTACACCGGGAGCTCTTTTTTACCCTTCAGCTCGTTGTCACGGAGCGGGGGAACGACGCCCGCCTTAAGCAGTGCCTCAGCCTGTTGAGCCGGGCACCGGAAGATGCGGTACCGGCTCCGGACACTGCTGAAAAGCTCGTCGGCGGTGAAGGCGCGGCTCAGATGAAGGTCATAACCCCACCAGCAGATACCGATGGACGACTTTTCTGCGGTGTCTCCCACGAACTGGATCGCGGGATTGCCGTCCGGCTCGAACGCGGTGAGGAACATCCCGTCGCGTTTAAGCCTGATGCCGCCTTTATGGGAGGTCACGAAATGGTTGACCGGAATCGAACAGACCGTGCCGTTCTGCGCCTCGTAAACAAAGCGCTGGTACCGCTTCTGCCACATGCCCGTGAATTCGAGCGCCGGTCCCGGACACCCCGTAAGCCACGGGTCTGCGAACTCGACCGATGGAGGGGAATCGTTGAACAGCTCCGGGCTGTTGAAAGTCAGTTCCACCTGGAAATCATAGACGTATGTTTCGCGCCCGCTGTCCCATGTCAGGGTGAGAATACGTTTCGATGTGGCTATCCCGGTCTGGTCCCCGGTCACGAAGGTTACGGTGAGACGGTCGGTGCCCTGGCCCTCGATATCGAGGTCGAGGAGACGGTCGGTGACGATGTGTCCGCACTTGCAGTAGAGCTGCACCGCCTCGACCAGGGGAGCGCCGTCCGGTGTGAGCCTGAGGTGCCTGAGGAGCGGGGGCTTGGAAACCATATTGAAAAACATGAGCTGTTCCGCGGGCTGCTCGATTATCCGCTGTTCGAACAGGGCGATGGGTATGTCGCCATCGTAAATCCACTGTTCGGGATTGACCGCCCCGCCGCGGTGCTGCCAGGTGAATAC containing:
- a CDS encoding AAA family ATPase; the protein is MIISRVLLRNWKNFLDVDVALGDRVFIVGPNASGKSNFLDAFLFLRDIATNGFIKAIENRGGISKIRCLSARRYPEIYIEIHLSELKEQEPFWKYAIGIRQRKGGGNEPYISTEKVWERNKLLLDRPKPEDDKDFMQKTFTHLEHASTNIKFREIYRFFTSIKYLHIIPQLIRFSDDFTYKKSTLEDSHGSKFLLYLSKTSKKTVNSRFKKIEKVLQLVVPHLKKLEYKTDNEGNPHLEMNYEHWRAKGAHQSEDQFSDGTLRLIGLLWSLLDADEMVLLEEPELSLHSGVVKKLPWMIHDVLRTKKKKIQVIISTHSYELLSDRGIGGDEVIMLRPETEKTTAIPAIDNNEIRTLLESGLTVADTVLPHTEPEKISNIYQLDLFNGR
- a CDS encoding PAS domain S-box protein — protein: MTIPAEMNKNELIKLIEDMENLLIKKDMFREAFNQAPGAILITSQPGEIIECNQSALKLYGYSSSEILKLTMIDLLSEETADRIPELLKEESQSGGMDVRAVHKKKNGRPIPVIMITRLFTANEQHYRMMIIHDMADVEKTLKDTVPQTMTTEELSDILPEMTGEPEMVFETDQKGFIQRANTVFHDKTGYSNTDFKKGLNITHFFFPSNPGDKLGDITSLLPEKMKGINEFNLLCRDGSIMPVMGLFTTTISKRKTGGYKIHTYDVSEQKRFEHNLKMMEKLNALGETAGGVIHDFNNILSIILGNIEMLEKKFGSPHIFDITRKIRSAAVDGAVIVRRLQDFSQVYIQQSEEYIDINKIIIDTLDILKPKWFHIPLSQGIIIQVETDLKEVPEILGTAAEIREVLNNIMLNALDAMPKGGTITIKTDHVENFVLLTISDTGSGMSPETQKRLFEPFYTTKKNKGTGLGLSISFGIIKKFGGSISVESEQGAGSTFIITLPSIKGKTTNQKSAEKQHPADNQDEILVVDDEENICSLLREFLQKEGFTVTVATGGAKGLDYAKHHTYPVVITDLNMPGVSGWELARYIKLKNPETIIIMLSGWEETILALNAKEPTVDLILQKPISFSKLSDFIGKIRNKR
- a CDS encoding MotA/TolQ/ExbB proton channel family protein, with product MKVSMIFGIIILIAVCLYGMMSGTSLLLFINPPSLVIVVGILVGGILVPFGCSIPLNAMKKAHQKEGVVNPDELRQYLQFFDYASRLSIGAGIVGTLIGITQMLALINDPSMIGPSLAVALLTAFYGVLLSELVFRPLKHALMSKSA
- a CDS encoding MBL fold metallo-hydrolase, whose translation is MKTSRRKFIGLAATSLVLAGSGVSEGAREKKAGTNQILNIYDNMVDNPGDAISQWGFSTYITYNGQTILFDAGTCPDILEHNAKALGADLGAVDIAVLSHSHSDHIFGFDYFLKVNRDFTFYVPNDFTLGGKMTVKVPALKSGSGTAEADKEYPCGFMYRHPNTTMVEGHTDIGDGIHLITTSSPLTGWFNKYPPNETEPLFIGLPELSLALDRPDGQVTLISGCSHSKIEEIVKETKKHLGKNVALVIGGFHHAPYSADHVVTVAKMLKDELGVRQVATSHCTGQKAVGIFKDVYKDDFLRAGLGSRLAL